The bacterium genome includes the window AGCAATTGCACTGCGCCATCCGTAAGCCTTTTGGACCGGACTCCACGGATGCAGCTGATTATCTTCCCGAACCGCTGGTAGAAGTGGCTATGCGCAACATAGAAGCTTACACTGCCCATCCCATCCCCCCGACCACCGATCGATTTATTGGCAACTTTTTCGACACTGGCGCAACAAAAGAACATCTGCTAGCGATCCTCGCTGACATCGCAGCTGACCCCATACATGAAACTTTTGAGCTCATGTGCCATCCGGCTGCCCCAGATCACGAACTGGAATTGATCTCAGATTACAACATCAAACGCGTGGAAGAACTTGCCATATTACAGGATAATGCCATTAAGGAATCGATGAGAGAATTGGATATCAGCCTGGTAAATTATTCTGCCCTTTTATAACCCCTTTTCTCAAATCCTGATTTTTCCGCTACATTCCTTTACATTGACAAATTGCCCTCTTAACAATTCTTAAACCCGGTGATATATTACGACTAATAAGGTCGATATAGTCTTTATAAATATCGACAAAGGAGTTGTTTCTTATGGAAACCGAAGGGTCTATTACGAAATCTCGAGCAGCCAACTGGCCCCTGGCTGCTTTCCTTTTTTCAGTTC containing:
- a CDS encoding ChbG/HpnK family deacetylase is translated as QLHCAIRKPFGPDSTDAADYLPEPLVEVAMRNIEAYTAHPIPPTTDRFIGNFFDTGATKEHLLAILADIAADPIHETFELMCHPAAPDHELELISDYNIKRVEELAILQDNAIKESMRELDISLVNYSALL